The Medicago truncatula cultivar Jemalong A17 chromosome 4, MtrunA17r5.0-ANR, whole genome shotgun sequence genome includes a region encoding these proteins:
- the LOC25492444 gene encoding double-stranded RNA-binding protein 2, with the protein MYKNQLQELAQRSCFNLPSYTCIREGPDHAPRFKATVNFNGEIFESPQYCTTLRQAEHSAAEVALSSLSHRGPSHSLAAKILDETGVYKNLLQEIAQRVGAPLPQYTTFRSGLGHLPVFTGTVELAGITFTGEHAKNKKQAEKNAAMAAWSSLKQLAKETASSSTEPENNDELEQITIARALLNYRLKEKMAMSNPNAMISFPMKFQFQNPRPTSPQPRPATSKILPLICQKTAPRSRHPATASASSDHSSIMSPFSSTPESRWTRRPKFPAAGAAPYVPIRHMRSSCQGVAPPVTVRNAIPVFSPPPAAVSPQVMRPLPVRVAPPINIRQVVPVYASAPPVRKDEPIPISKNDLAQVLNAATPLRVDEPVPISKVDPAPVVYAAPPVIIDEPVTVSKVDPSPAENAALPIPVDEPVPISKDDPAASAVKIDETVLVSKDDPAPTSDSDKTDTKTENIPAGSETVQRLEQLKI; encoded by the exons atgtaCAAGAACCAGCTACAAGAGCTGGCACAAAGAAGCTGTTTCAACCTACCTTCATACACGTGCATAAGAGAAGGTCCTGATCACGCGCCGCGGTTTAAAGCTACCGTTAACTTTAACGGCGAGATCTTTGAAAGTCCTCAGTACTGTACAACACTTCGTCAAGCTGAACATTCAGCTGCTGAGGTGGCACTTAGTTCTTTGTCTCATCGTGGTCCTTCTCATTCTCTTGCTGCAAAAATCCTT GATGAGACGGGAGTGTACAAGAATCTCTTACAAGAAATTGCACAAAGGGTAGGGGCTCCATTGCCGCAGTACACAACTTTCCGGTCAGGCTTAGGACATCTACCTGTTTTTACCGGGACGGTGGAATTAGCTGGAATTACATTCACTGGCGAACATGCCAAGAATAAGAAACAAGCAGAGAAAAATGCAGCTATGGCAGCTTGGTCGTCTCTAAAGCAAT TGGCGAAAGAAACTGCAAGCTCTTCAACTGAACCGGAGAACAATGACGAACTAGAACAGATCACCATAGCACGAGCCTTACTGAATTACCGTCTGAAGGAAAAGATGGCAATGTCAAATCCAAATGCTATGATTTCATTTCCAATGAAGTTTCAGTTTCAAAATCCAAGGCCAACCAGCCCTCAACCTCGGCCAGCAACATCAAAGATTCTTCCTCTAATTTGCCAAAAGACAGCACCTCGAAGCAGGCATCCCGCAACGGCGTCAGCCAGCAGTGATCACAGTTCCATTATGTCACCGTTTTCTTCTACACCAGAAAGCCGATGGACCCGTCGCCCGAAATTCCCTGCGGCAGGAGCAGCACCTTATGTTCCCATTCGACATATGCGATCATCATGCCAGGGAGTTGCACCTCCAGTTACCGTAAGGAATGCAATACCTGTATTCTCCCCGCCACCAGCCGCCGTGTCCCCTCAAGTAATGCGGCCACTTCCTGTACGAGTTGCTCCCCCGATCAATATTCGGCAAGTAGTTCCAGTATATGCTTCTGCTCCACCGGTTCGAAAAGATGAACCTATTCCCATCAGCAAAAATGATCTGGCACAAGTACTAAATGCTGCTACACCGCTTCGAGTAGATGAACCTGTTCCCATCAGTAAAGTCGATCCAGCACCTGTAGTTTATGCCGCTCCACCAGTTATAATAGATGAACCTGTTACCGTCAGCAAAGTTGATCCATCACCAGCAGAAAATGCTGCCCTACCAATTCCAGTAGATGAACCTGTTCCTATCAGCAAAGATGATCCAGCAGCTTCAGCAGTTAAAATAGATGAAACTGTTCTTGTCAGCAAAGATGACCCAGCACCAACCAGTGATTCAGATAAAACCGACACCAAAACTGAGAATATTCCAGCAGGATCTGAAACAGTGCAGAGGTTGGAGCAGCTGAAAATTTGA